The genomic segment GCCAGAGGAGAAGCCCACGGCACGGCCACActgaggctgcacctctgcCTGCAATGGATGGGAGATCCGGCTCAGGATGCAGCAAGTGGGTGAGGGGACGAGTTCATGCCCCCTCAACCCAGCTTCATCCCTTGTAGTGGCACAGAAGACAGAGCCAGCAAGAGCTGGGTTGGTGCTGCACATGGATCCTCAAGGTGCTGAGCCACTTACAGTCTCAGTCTTGGCATCCAGCTCAGTGAAATAGAAAGCTCCTCCTTCAAAGTCCCCATTGAGGTAGAGGATGGCACTAAATGAAGCAGAGGACAAATGGAGGCGACAGCCATCACCACAGCTTCAGCAAGCCTGTATGTCTGAAGTTGCCCCAGCCACCGCAagagccagaggcagcagagcccaggtagGCCTGTTTTCCTACCCTGCTCCTCTCAACCCAGGTGCCACCAAGTCATGGTGTCCTCAGGTGGGGAACCTCTGCCTGACAGACACCACCAGTACCTGTAATCCCGGAAGGTGTAGGCTGGGGGTTCCTTCACACACACCAGAGCCTCTGCGTTGAGTATGCAGTTGTCCACATGCACCTCGTGACTGTTGTCACTCCGGCCTTCTTGCTTCTCTAGGGTGAAACAAGACCTGGCTCATCAGGACCCCTCTGACCTTGCAGGACCAGGGTCTGTCCCCAGGCACCGTGTGTTTGGAGGTGACAATAAAATCAGTCGTAACCTAAAGCCCTCCTACTTGCTGGAGCATGGACCATGAGAGGCTATTTGAGTAGCACAAGTCTCTGTTGACTTGTCCCATGGCCTCCCCATGGTCCTCCagccagcctctcccagcaTCTGATCCTAAGTGCTGAAATCcagcacagcaagaagccaCTGGAGGcaacccacagagctgctcatgaTCCCAGAGTGGGCTCACAGACAAGCTCCTCCCATCTTCCTTTAGGGAAAAGgagcagcaaggaggtctctgtGGAAAGGTCCAAGAGCAgaccaaagcagctgctggaggggacccAGGCAGGACAAGAGGCCACAGGAGACTTGATTCTCCTTGGGTTGTGCTCCTCCAAAGCCATGCTCACCGTCGATGGCTGTGCGGCACACCAGGTGGGAGTAGGAGAAGTGGAGTGGAACCTCCAGACGGAAGTAGGACTCCATCATGTGCCGCACCTTCTCCGTCACGTTGTAGTAGAGGTAGGCGCTCAGCAGGGGCACCTTGCCCTCCTGGCCCAGCTGTGGGGGATGAAGAGGACACAGgcctcagccccaggcaggttgggcaagcaggggcagctgcctgccctcaaACCCCGCCTCGCTGTCTCCATAGcctgcttccctctcctccccacagccactgTAACCTTGAGGGCCTTGAGCACGGTCACTCCATAGAAGGTCTCACTGGGGGTGTGAGGAGATGTCTTCCCACGATAGCCAtccccagcagaagcagctgcctgcaaaactCCATTGGTGTCACTGGCCTGGCTTCCAGACCACAGGATGGGGACCCTTCAACAGCCCCTGTACCATCCCATCCCCATGCTCACGTTggtgaggctctgcagctcctggcattcCTCTGCAGAAAGAACCCCATCCACCACCACGCGCTGGGAGCCGTTCAGGGCCTTGGAGTTCATGGTCACACTGGCTCCTTTGTACATTAAGGGGCCACCTGTAGTACAGATGGGATCAGGACACAGGGATAGGTGTCAACAACCCTGGCATAGAGTGGTGGGGGAAGCTGTGATCCTGCCACCACCCATGCGGAGGGAACGTGAGTTGgtagcagggcacacagaggtCTCCATCCCACCTTCCCTCCTGGCCCTACACACCTTCTCGGATAAACTTGCTCATGTCAGCAGACTCCTTGGACTTCTCCTCCACCAGTGTCTCAATCTCCTTCATGAGGTTGCCAATCTCTTCTGAGATGCGTGCTGCTGTCTCCCGCTCCACCCTGGGCACATGGCAGCCATCAGCTCTactgccccactgcccccatGTCAGgaacaaggggcagcaggacaAGCTGTCTCTAGTGGCAGTGGCAAGGCCCAAGGCTGGAGAGAGTTATCACAATCGAGCCTTCAATTCAAGCTGCTCAGAATCAACTACCCATCCCCATCACACCCAAGCACTGATCGAGAGCAAAGTTCTGCCCTCCAGcaagctctccctgccccaacACCAAAaaccctccctggcagcagttTCATAGTCATGGCCTTTGGTCCAAACTCTATGGAGGAACATTCTATTGTTCCCTGCTGTTGGGAAGGTTTTGCCATGAGCTTGGGGAGCACTCACTTTTGTTTCTCTTGCAGCCTTTTTGGTATTACCTCTTCAGGTGTCCATGTGTCCTGCAGccagaaagaaaacatcagCAACTGGATGAGGATCCAACTGGGAAACTAATCACTCATCCTGTTCCCTTCTGGCCACTGTGTCCAGCCTGGTCCAGCAGCACTCACCGGGTCCACGAAGGGAATGCCAAAGACATCATAGCTGAAGAACAGAAGCTCTTTCTCCATCAGGCTTCGCCGGCGGTACGCCTGGATCTCCTGTgatggggagggcagaggaatGGGGTGAGGGCACAGCAGGAGGGCTTTGTAAAGGCCCCACGCAAGAACAGGAGGGTGCAGGGTTTACATCACTCCTACAGTCCTTGTGCCAGTCCTGGTTTTTCAGTCCCTCAGACACCTGGAAGCAAGTGGCTTTCCCCATTCCATGTGGACAGGGAAGACAGAGGCACATGCGTGCCTCCCCTGCAGGAAGCTCTTCAGAAGTAgattcccttccccaccccagctgATGCAGGCAGAGACCTCCATCTCCATCTACCATTTCCCAGGAAGCACCTGAGCATCTGTATCCAGCTATTATGAAGCCAAATCCTCTGATTTTTAAGTAATTCACTTCAGCTgcagaagcctggcagaggtgggCTCAGACTTTCCTAAAAAGCCTGTCTGCCTCTGGCAGATCTCTCCCACAAGAGCTGGTCCATTTGTGCAAGCCATCAGGccttcccagaatcacagaacattaggggttggaagggaccttgaaatatcatccagtccaacccccctgccagagcaggatcacctagagcacatcacacaggaacacgtccaagTGGGTACAGTGAAAAcatgtttcctcctgtttccatggaacttcctctgcctcagcttccaccactgccccttgtgctggcatttggcatcacccagcagatgGTGAGCTctagcctcttggcactcaccctgcacatctttatcaacatgaatgaggtcagaCCTTAGTCtcttctgctccaagctaaagagactcagctccttcaggctctcctcataaggaagatgttccactcccttcatcacttttgtggctctgagctagACTCTTTCAAACGGTACCCTGAGGTACTTCTTGAactggcccagaactggatacaatattccagatgtggcctcaccagggtagagtagaggggcatgagaacctctctggacctactaactacagcccttctaacccaccccagaatggtgttggccttcttggccacaagagcacattgctggctcaaccactaggacccccaggtccttttccccttcactgctcaccaacaggtcagtccccaacctatactggtccatggggttgtgctttcccaggtgcaagactctacacttgcctttgttgcacttcattaaatttcttcCCTTAGCCAAAGATACTTTGCCAGTGGTGCTTTTGAGTTTCTTAGCTGTTTTCCAGCTTGTTTGATCCTGCATCCATCCATTCCTCTCCACTTTGCCACCATAGGGTGGCTGGACCACAGCAAACACAGCCACAATAGACCCCAAGACCTCTGCAAAGGGCCCCAAGGAGGGGAGATGTCACTGCAAAGGTTCATCCCAGCAGGTGGCTCACCTCTCGGGGCTGGATGAGATCTGCCAGGTTTTGACCCAGGACAGCAGTGTAATAGGCCAAATTCTGGCTCATCACCTCGTCACTTGGGAAGAAGAGCAGGTAGGTTTTTGCACATTCAATGGCTTTATCGTAATTCCCATCTGCAAAGAGAAATGGGCTGGTGAGGAGACATCCCAGAGCATCAGAGCAAACATGGATAGGAAGGAGAAATGAGACAAAGTCCTTGCTGCTGTCCAAACAGTGCCCCAAGTGGGACAGATAGCCTGGAGCGCAGGGAGCTCCTGCTACCAAGGCAAAACGCAGAGTTTGAGGCACTCTTCTGCCTCCAGAAGCCCCCTCACCAGAAATCAGGGCCACTGCTTGGGTGGTTTCCTCACTTGGAAAACATCTTGGAGCCTATTTTCAGGCAGCAAAACCCAACCATTTGCAGGATAACCTGCAATTTTCAGCCACTTGAGTGCCCTGACCCACTTTAATCTACAGGACTGCAGCTTTTCAATCTTAGATTTcattttgggtttctttcctgcttttggaGAAATTTGCACAGAaacagtttttatttttctaagaaggtgaatagaaaataaaatttagTACATTTACAAGAGGTAGATGGCTGGCAGGAGCACAAACATCCTTCTCTAGGCTGTTACTTCATGTGGAGAGGGAAGATGTCCAGGAACAGAGCATCTAGACTGACATGGAGGGTTCTTGCAATCAGGAACAGCAAGACCCAGATCAACATTTCGGGCTGGGTgcacctcatgaagttcagcaaggtgAAGTGAAGAGTCCTCCTGAGGTATCACTAAAGACTGGGGAATGGATGGGTTTAGAGCTGCacttgtggagaaggacttggagatcctgctggaggagagattggacgcgagctggcaatgtgcactcGCTGCCAGAAAGggaactgtatcctgggctgcatccagctctggggtacACAGCATAACAAGAGCATGGACTTGTTAAGAGTGTGTCAAGAGATAAAAAAGTGGTcagaggcttcagggagaccttactgcagccttccagtactgaaACAGGACTTAAAGATAGGGATGACTTTTACCAGGGATagcagtgagaggacaagaggcgGTGGTTCTAAACTGTCTCTAATGcagctggtgaggcactggaccagttgtggatgccccattgctgaaggccaggctggacagggctctaagCGATCTGATCTAGTGCGAGCTGTCCCTGCACCtcgggttggactagatggtctttgaaGCTCTCTAAACTAATCTCTGAGTCTGTTGAGTTCTGCCTGTCTGTGCAGAGCGTGCTGTCCAGCACCAACAGCCAGCAGAACGTGGGGCAACAAGGTGCTTACTGTTGTAGTAGGCAAACTGCAAGTAGTTGAAGTGTGAGGGCAGGAAATCCTCCAAAGGCTTCTCCCggccaggctgtgaggccaGCTCCGTAACACAGCCCTGCTtgcagctcagcacctgcaTGTAGTGAtctgggggaaagaaaacccaGGTCACTACTTGCGACCACCCAAAGGCTTGTGGACAGGACCTTGATgggtctcctctccagcctcctgctcacagTGGGACTGTTGCCAGCTTTTCAGTGGTAGAAACTCTCAAGGATGATGGCTGCCTGCCTCTGTGAGACCAGTGGTGGGCTGTACCACACTCTGGAGATGCAGTGGCCATCCTCCTCCCACCCTTTCGTCCTGGCACCCCTCTGCTGGCCCTCTCTGTTGCTTCATATCCTCCTGGAATTTGAGGATTCCTGGGCATTACCCCCAGTGCTGGGAACAGGCAAACACCTCCTGCCGCTTACTGGCCATACTCCTCTAGATGAAACTTAGGATAGACAAGATTTGCTCTCTTCGGGGACCCACCTTCCCCCAGGGCCTTTGGGTACCTCTTTGAGGGCCACCACACCCCAGCACTGTCCCCTTCTCTTGAAAGAACAGAGCATGCATGGCTCCCACCTGTGATGGCCTGGAAAAGGTCTGCATTGtactccaggtagttgtagccctCATAATCGTAGGGCCCCTCACAGAGCACGCGGCACTCGGCATCTGCCACGAAATACTCCTGCAGTGCCTTCTCCAGGTGtaggatggcagcagcaggctgctcctcgGTGTAAAATCGGACACCCAGCTGAAACTCactctgcagaggaaggagaaatgatggggggagctcagtgctgcattCCCTGTGATACAGCACCTGGGGTGCCACGGGATAGGGATGGACCTCCTGCACTAAGGTGAGCTTGAGGACCCCACAGCTGTGGTATGACCACCCCaggtccagcagcagagagatgttTGGGAAGGGttgcccaaggcaggggaggGTGTCTCACCATGTGGGGTTTGGCCTCCAGGTCAGTGAAGTCCTCCGTGCGGACGCCTGCCATGGCTTGGTAGTACTCCAGGTTCTGCCTCATCTCCTGGTGTCCGGGGTTGGCTATGAAGAAGGTGTGTGCCGCTGATGCCGCCTTTGCCGGACGGTTCATCTGGGCAGgatgggaggcagggaaggggtgAGACAGCTCCTACTCcatggcacggcacggcacggcggGGGGATTCCTGCTCCTGGGGCATCACAGCCAGGGGGTCCCGCAGCCAGGATGGGGCAGTGACGGGGCGGCTCCGGCAGGCTCCGACGTGGCACTGCGGCGGCGTGTGGGAGGCGAGGGGAAGGACGGGCAGGACCCGGGGCCGCCGTCCAAACTCCCCCATCCCGCTGGGGAGGATTCCGGACCCTTCCTAGCTTTCAGGACCCTTGTCCCCACCAGGAACCTCCCGCACCGGGATCGCCCCCGCCCAGGTCTCTCAAGTCTCATCCGACGCCTCGCTCCCCGAGTCCCGAGATCCCTCCGGGCGGGATCCGCCCGCACTGGGGATACCGCCTGCACTGGGATACCTCATGCCTTCCCTCCCCGGGATCGCTGCCGGTCCTGTCGCCCTCGGagtgccctcagccccttccccagttCCGTCGCCGGTCGCGTACCTTGAAGTAGGCGACCTGGAGGTAGTTGTAGGGGCTGCGCTTGCTGAACTCCCGGTCCAGCTCGTCGCCCAGCCGGTACCGGGAGGGCGCCGGGGGCCCGCAGCCCCGTAAGCAGGCAGCGCGGCGCAATAGCCCCCGGAAGAAAAGCAGGTCGCTAATCACCGATCCGGGATGGCTCTCGATTCCCTCCGCCGGTCCCGCCGTGGCGTTGGCGCAGTGCAGGCGGCACCGCACCAACCGGGCGCGCAGGGCCGCGCGGGCCCGCAGTGCCCGCTCCATCTGCAGCACCACGGCGGGCCAGTCGCCCCGGGAGTACGCCTCGGCGCCGGCGGCAAACAGAGCGTCTGGGGGCTGGGCCGGCAGCGGGAGATCGGCCGGTCCCGGCATCGGTCCCGGCTCCAGTGGCGTCGCCGCCcgcgccagcagcagcagcgacgatggcaacagcagcagcggcagcacgGGCACCGCCATCGCCGAGCCCCGGGGCCGCGCCCGCGAACGCTCCACCCCCGAACCGGGCCCCGGAGTCCGCCCCGCACGCCGGGCAGCGCACGCCGCGGCTCCGCCCCGCTGGCGGAAAGGGCGGGGCTCGGCGGCCGGTGATGGCGGCGGAGGGCGGTGCGGGCGGCGccggcctgggcctggctctggTTCAGGGTAAAGCAGGCCGCGCCGCCCGCGTCGGGGACCCTGGGGACCTGGTGGCTCTAGCCCGGCAGGTTCagcaggtgagggctgggccTCGGTAGCGGGACGGTgagggcagggccggggccgTGCGGGTGCCCGGGGTCCCGCTCCCTCCCAACCGTCTCCAGGGGCCTCATCAGCTGGCGGCGGCCCTGATGCTTCCCAGCACGTCCCGCTGCTCTCCGTGGTCCTCGGCGTCCTCCCGGTGTGTCCCGTGGTCcgcagtgcctcccagtgcatCGCACTCTCCCCTCGCAGTATGCCCCATTGCCTCCCCGTACTTCCTTGCAGTCCCCAGTGACCCATACAGCCCATGCCTCCAGAACCTCCCATGGTACTTCTGTGCCTCCTGCTGTGTCTTGCTGCCCCCCTAGAAACTCCTGGAACATCCCACTAAGCTCCCAATCCATCCCAgtttgccctgctgcctcctgtatGTTCTGCTGCATTTAGTGTTTCCAGGAGTGTCCTACTGCCCTCTGTCCCTGTCCATCCCAGTACTACCTGATAAATCTATTCCATTTCAGTGATTCCCAGTCCACCCCAGTTCCTCCTGATAAGTCCTgcacctcccagtgcctcccagtatgtTCTGCTAGTGCCTTCTGTATTCCAGCAACGTCCTCCTCTAGTGTGTCCCCCACCTTCTCATGCCACCTAAATGCTTCTCTTtaagccctgctgcctcctcccagtCTATCCTGCTACCTCTCGGTCCACCCCAATTCTTCCCACTATGTCCTCCTTTCCATTGCCACCCAAggtgcaggctgctcacagtgcCTGGCCCTTGCTCCATGGCTGTCACCCCGGAGCCCAGCACTCCATGGCTCTCCACAGCCACTcgtgaggcagctgctgccccacccACAGCCCTGTTCAGGCCTGGAGTGGGgccatggctgctgcttctccagcacaggctCAGCGTGGCAGGGTCTGAAGGGCCACAATTCTTGCCAGTCCTGCCCAGAGCTCGCTGTTCCTCACAGGCGGAGGAGTTCATCCGAGCCAACGCCTGCAGCAAGCTGACTGTCATCGCCGAGCAGATCCGGTCCCTGCAAGAGCAGGCACGGAAGGT from the Dryobates pubescens isolate bDryPub1 unplaced genomic scaffold, bDryPub1.pri scaffold_61_arrow_ctg1, whole genome shotgun sequence genome contains:
- the P3H1 gene encoding prolyl 3-hydroxylase 1, translating into MAVPVLPLLLLPSSLLLLARAATPLEPGPMPGPADLPLPAQPPDALFAAGAEAYSRGDWPAVVLQMERALRARAALRARLVRCRLHCANATAGPAEGIESHPGSVISDLLFFRGLLRRAACLRGCGPPAPSRYRLGDELDREFSKRSPYNYLQVAYFKMNRPAKAASAAHTFFIANPGHQEMRQNLEYYQAMAGVRTEDFTDLEAKPHMSEFQLGVRFYTEEQPAAAILHLEKALQEYFVADAECRVLCEGPYDYEGYNYLEYNADLFQAITDHYMQVLSCKQGCVTELASQPGREKPLEDFLPSHFNYLQFAYYNNGNYDKAIECAKTYLLFFPSDEVMSQNLAYYTAVLGQNLADLIQPREEIQAYRRRSLMEKELLFFSYDVFGIPFVDPDTWTPEEVIPKRLQEKQKVERETAARISEEIGNLMKEIETLVEEKSKESADMSKFIREGGPLMYKGASVTMNSKALNGSQRVVVDGVLSAEECQELQSLTNAAASAGDGYRGKTSPHTPSETFYGVTVLKALKLGQEGKVPLLSAYLYYNVTEKVRHMMESYFRLEVPLHFSYSHLVCRTAIDEKQEGRSDNSHEVHVDNCILNAEALVCVKEPPAYTFRDYSAILYLNGDFEGGAFYFTELDAKTETAEVQPQCGRAVGFSSGSENPHGVKAVTKGQRCAIALWFTLDPRHSERERVQAADLVKMLFSTEEGDLLQEPEQELPATVGKDEL